The Salvelinus fontinalis isolate EN_2023a chromosome 36, ASM2944872v1, whole genome shotgun sequence genome window below encodes:
- the LOC129835407 gene encoding bone morphogenetic protein 4: MIWCLHAMLFLLLLNCAWGLLLTDDLEGAIEENKELGKAILEMLHINKLSAPHVAKPHPYMRQVYQLLDTQEARDLGSSDGTLVQSFRSVPAGPLHAPAGWIWFNVSHLKPSMAVAELVLLRKTLHPDPLSVTVALHSLTRGASGLSVSPPLEERILTLDQLPPSGYDVFDVSPFMFSSMPLDVVGFQLRYTDESGSLVLHEALTQSLYCLGGGSLSEPLLVVYRARPLHPQTTAATNGFRPERRQRQHCSTRSHERRSLFLAKRNGYKRRRFDANSDPQCRLYHRYVDFNKGDLANWILQPSGFNATFCRGTCHIGNSEVSIEGFRPRKISPEERSVNSSNCVPLELSSLTVMYRSETDDVIIQKFRDARAESCTCQRQAKH; this comes from the exons ATGATATG GTGCTTACATGCCATGCTGTTCCTTCTCCTGTTGAATTGTGCCTGGGGCTTATTGCTCACAGATGATCTGGAAGGTGCCATCGAGGAGAATAAGGAGCTGGGCAAAGCCATTCTGGAGATGCTGCACATCAATAAGCTGTCTGCACCCCATGTGGCCAAACCACACCCCTACATGAGACAGGTCTATCAGCTtctggacacacaggaggcccGAGACTTGGGAAGCTCTGATGGAACACTGGTGCAGAGTTTCCGGAGTGTTCCGG CAGGCCCACTGCATGCCCCTGCAGGATGGATCTGGTTCAACGTCTCCCACCTGAAGCCTTCTATGGCCGTGGCTGAGCTCGTCCTGCTCCGCAAGACCCTCCACCCCGACCCCCTCAGTGTCACGGTGGCCCTGCACAGCCTGACCCGGGGGGCGAGTGGCCTAAGCGTGAGCCCTCCCCTCGAGGAGAGGATCCTGACCCTGGATCAGCTACCCCCGTCTGGCTATGATGTGTTCGATGTGTCCCCCTTCATGTTCTCCTCCATGCCTCTGGACGTGGTGGGCTTCCAGCTGCGCTACACAGACGAGAGTGGGAGCCTGGTGCTTCATGAGGCCCTGACCCAGAGCCTCTACTGCCTGGGGGGCGGCTCCCTCAGCGAGCCCCTGCTGGTGGTGTACCGGGCTAGGCCGCTTCACCCCCAGACGACGGCTGCCACCAATGGGTTCCGGCCTGAGCGGAGACAGCGCCAGCACTGCAGCACGAGGAGCCATGAGAGGAGGAGCCTCTTCCTGGCCAAACGAAATGGCTACAAGCGCCGCCGCTTTGATGCTAACTCTGACCCACAGTGTCGGCTCTATCACCGCTATGTTGACTTCAACAAGGGCGATCTGGCAAACTGGATCCTACAGCCGTCAGGGTTCAATGCTACCTTCTGCAG AGGTACCTGCCACATTGGGAATTCAGAAGTGTCCATAGAAGGATTTAGACCAAGGAAAATATCACCTGAGGAGAGATCAGTAAATAG CTCCAACTGTGTTCCACTGGAGCTGTCATCTCTCACGGTGATGTATAGGAGTGAAACGGATGACGTCATAATCCAGAAGTTTAGAGATGCAAGGGCAGAGAGCTGCACATGCCAGCGACAGGCTAAGCATTGA